TGGCGTGGTTTTGGCGACGCCAGCGGCGGGCGATCCGCTCGGATCGGCCTCCGGGCCTCGGCCAGCACGTCGCGAGCGCGATCAACTCATGCGGGCGCGGGCCGTATCCGCCAGCCCCTTGAGATCGAGTTTGCCCGTGCCCAAAAGCGGAATGGCTTCGACGAGGAGAAACGCCTGTTCATCGGGGATCCAGAGATTCGGCAGGCCGGCGGCTTGGAGATGTTGGCACGCCTGGCCGGGGGTCTTGTCGGTCGGCAGGTGCAAAACGACTAGCCGCTCTCCCTTGCGTTCGTCGGGGACCGCGGTCACGGCGACGACGGTATCGTCTTGGTTATCGCCGCCGAAGAACTTTTGCAGTTCCTCCTCGATCCGCAGGTGGGGGACCATCTCGCCGCCGATTTTCGAGAAGCGACTCAAGCGGCCGGTGATTTCGATGAAGCCCAGTTTGTCGAGCTTGGCGATGTCGCCGGTGACGTACCAGCCGTCGCGGATGACCGCGGCGGTCTTCTCGGGCTCGCCGAGGTAGCCCTTCATGACGTTGGGGCCCTTGACGAGCAACATGCCGGGCGCGTCGACCGGCAACTCGGCGAACGTGTCGGGGTCGACAATCTTGGCGGCGACGCCGGGGACGCAGCGGCCCACCGTCCCCTCCTTGCAATCCTGCTCGCGCGAGTGGCTGCGGCTCGCCGGGACGTTCACGCTGACCAGCGGCGAGAGCTCGGTCGTGCCGTAGCCCTCGACGGGACGGACGCCGAACTTCTGCTCGAAGGCCTCGCAAAGGGCGATCGGCAGTTTCTCGGCGCCGGCGACGGCGATCTCCAGCTTGGCGAAGTCCTCCTTCTCGCACCGCTTGAGATAGTTGCGCAAGAAGGTGGGCGTGCCCAACAGGACCGTGGCGCCCCGCTCGCGGGCCAGATTGCCGACCTGTTTCGCTTCGAGCGGGCTGTAGTGATACGCGGCCCGCACGTCGAGCCCCAGCACGGTCCACAGCGTGACGGTGAACCCCAGCGAGTGGAAGAACGGGACGATCCCCAGCAGGACGTCGTCGGGGCGGAGATGAACGGTTTGGTCGATCGCCTCGACGTTCGAGCCGATGTTGTGGTGAGTGAGCACGACTCCTTTGGGTTCGCCCGTGCTGCCGGAGGTGAAGATGACCGTCAGTTCGTCGTCGCCGTTCATGCGCGTGAGACCCAGCATGCGGTCGAGGACCGTCGCCGGGGCGGCGTAGGCGAGCGCGACGCCGGCGAGTTTGTCGCCGCGGGTCACCTTGGGGGCGAAGTCCTCGAGCAACACGACCTCGGCGTCGATCCGCATGTCGAGCTTGTCCATCACCCGCCGGCTGGTCAGCACGTGCTTGATGCCCGCCTTGGCGATGCACGCGTTCATCACGTCGGCGCTGACGGTGTAGTTGAGATTGCAGGCCACGCGCCCGGCGAGGGTGAGGGCCGCATTGACGACCACCGCGCCGTTGGAGGGGGGGAGCAGGACGCCGACGTACTTCTCGTCGGCAGGGGTATTGCCGCGGAAGACCTCGCGGGCCAGCAGCCGGCGCAGAATGAGCGACCGCATCAGCAATTGCCCGCCGGTGAGCGCGGCGCCGGTGGAGTCGGCGATCTTCCAGCGGAAGAGGGCCCGCTTGCATTTGCGGATCATCACGCGGGGAAGGACCATGGCGTGCTGTCTCCGGCCGACGACCGCATCGGCGCCGAGCTGCTGCACGGCGCTGCGGACTTCGAGAATGTTACGGGGTTTGACCAGCGGCTTGCCGAACCAGATCGACACGGCTCGGCCCCAAGCGCGGGGCCATTTCCAGAAGAACTTGCCGCCGCGGAAGCTAAAGATACTGCCCCACAACTCGTCGAGGTAGACCGGTACGACCGGGGCGTCGACCCCCTTGAGGATTTCGAGCATCCCGGGGCGAAACGGCTGCAACTGGCCGCTGCGCGTGACGCCCCCTTCGGGGAAGATGCAGACCAACTCGCCGTCGCGGAGGGCCTGACGGGCAGTTTCGATGGCGCCGCGGGCCGCCTTCGGGGTCCGCAGGATGGGAATCACCCCCATGATTTGCGCCAGTCGCCGGGACCACCAGCGGTTCACTAAGCTGCCGGTCACGATCATTCGCAAGGGCCGCTGAACGACCGCCACGAGCAGCAGCCCGTCGAGCCACGACACGTGATTGGGAACCAACAGGGCCGGCCCTTCCTCGGGCAGGTTCACGCGACCGAACTGGCGGATCTTGTACGCGGTGTGCGTCACCAGCCAGGCGAGAAACCGAATCGTCGCCTGGGGGATCAGCACCACGATGTACACGAACACCGGCACGGTCAGGATGCCGCACAGCAGGAAGATCTGCCGGGCCGACAACAGCGGATGCCCGAGCAGTTCGTCGTAGACCTTTTCCACGACATGATGCGACTCGGGGTGCGAGCGCATCATCGCGGCGACGTCGATCGGCTCGCCGGCGGTCTTGGCGGCGCGCATGGCGTCCCACAGCTCGCCGGCCAATTGTTTCTCGGCGGGGGTCGTCAGCACCGATTGGACGTGCTCGAGTTCGGCCTCGGCGGTCGGCAGCCGCAGCATCCAAAACGCCCCCGAGGCGAGCACGATGCCGCTGAACGTGAGGAAGTTGCTGGCGGCGAGGATCGAGCCCCGGCGGTCCTGGGGGCTGTAGTGCTGCATGTACGCGGCGAGCGGCACGTCGAACAACCCGCCGCTAAACCCCAACAGAAACAGCAGCGCCGCGGCGGCGACGTAGCTGAGGGTCCACTCGCCGCTCGGGTCGAAGAGCTCTCCTTCGATCGTGAAGAGCAGATAGGTGACGATCGCCAGCCCGCCGGCGCCCAGGGGGAGCATCCCCAGTTCGACCTTGCCCTTGGACCAGAAGCCGGCCAACACGCTGCCGACCCCGACGCCGACCACCAAGCAGACCAACAGCCCCGACATTTGCGATTGCTTGGTGGCGAGCCCCTCGACGGCGAACTGATCGATGTTGAGGTTCGCCAAGCCGCCGAGCGTCCAGAAAAACGCGATCCCCAGCGCCACGCGCAGCATGGCCGGGGTGTGGGCGAGGGTTTGCAGATCGCGCCACGTTTGCCGAGCCGCATCCCAGGGGAAGGTGCGCGTCGGGTCGGCCGCAGGGAGCGGTCGGATGGCCAGGCTCGTGAGCCAACCGACGGCGGCCACCCCCAGCAGCACGACGGCCGACAACCACCACCGCTCCTGCCCGTGATGACCTGTGACGTCGGCCAGCACGCTGCCGACGACGGCGCCGATGCTGGTGGCGACGACCGTGGTGAGTCCCAGAATGCCGTTGGCGGCGGAGATGCGGCTGTCGTCGAGGATCTCGGGGATGCTGCCGAGCTTGGCCGGCCCGAACAGGGCGCTCTGGGCGCCCATCAGCGCCAAAACGACAAGCATCGCCCAGACTTGCCCCAGCAGGATCGACGCGATCGCCAGCAGCATGATCGCCGCTTCGGCCGCCTTGCAGACGACGATCACTTGCCGCTTGCTGAAGCGATCGGCCAAGTAACCGCTGATCGAGGCGAGCAGCAGGTACGGGGCGACGAACGCCACGGTTCCCTTTGTCAGGATCGCGGCGACGCTGGCGGAATTCTCGGCATACTGCTTGCCGATGCCGATGATCAGCCACCGCAAAATATTGTCGTTGGTCGCCCCCAGCAGTTGGGTGACGAGCAACGCCAGGAAGCTCGGAGAGAGGAGCGAATGGTCCCGATCGACGGCGGCAAAGTGCTTGCTGCCCTTGGCAAGTTGGCCGGCCGTCATGCGATGTGGTTGCGGGCGGGGGCGAGAGAAGGCGGGGACGGCGAGCGACGTCTTACTTTAGATCGCCGCGGCGCGAGGGGGGAGGGAGCTACCGGGGAAGGGGGAATGTCGAAGTGGAAAGCCAGGGGCTGTCATTTTGGCAGGATGTGGAGATCGGGGGGGCTGGCTGGCAGAGGGGGAATCCTGCCACTGTGACAGCAGCCGGGGGGGACTGCCAGGAGGCGAGGTGGACACAGTTTCTTGTAAGTCTTTTCATAATAGATGGTTGCGTTTGATTCGCCAAGCCGTGTGGCGGTCGGCACATCCTTTGCAAAAAGGGGCTTCCAGCGGTCGTAGCCGTCGCCGGCTTGCGCATGCGCTCCGGCGGCGTTCGCGAATACAGCGTTGCATGACGAGGACCAACACGCGTCGCCCCGCGCCGCCAAGACGGGGCAGAAGGAGAACACACAATGGCTGCAGGCGAAAAAATCATCGGCATCGACCTCGGGACCACCAACTCGGTGGTCGCCGTCATGGACGGCAAAGAGGCCAAAGTCATCCCCAATCCTGAAGGGAATCGGCTGACCCCCAGCGTCGTCGCGTTCACCGACAAGGGCGAGACCCTGGTCGGCGAGCCCGCGCGTCGGCAGGCCGTCACCAATCCGCGCAAGACGGTCTACTCGATCAAGCGGTTCATGGGTCGGCGGCACAGCGAAGTCGCGACCGAGGAGAAAATGGTCCCCTACAAGGTGACCGGCGCTGCGGACGACTACGTCAAGGTCGACGTCGACGGCAACGAGTTCACCCCGCCGGAGATCTCGGCCAAGACGCTCCGCAAGCTCAAGGAATCGGCCGAGGCGTATCTGGGTCACAAGGTCAACAAGGCGGTGATCACCGTCCCGGCGTACTTCAACGACGCCCAGCGGCAGGCGACCAAGGACGCCGGCCAGATCGCGGGGCTCGAAGTCGCGCGGATCATCAACGAACCGACCGCCGCGTCGCTTGCCTACGGGCTCGACAAAAAGACCCAGGAGAAGATCTGCGTTTTCGACCTGGGGGGCGGCACGTTCGACGTGTCGATTCTCGAGGTGGCCGACGGCGTGTTCCGCGTGGTGAGCACCAACGGCGACACCCACCTGGGGGGCGACGACTTTGACGAGGCGCTGATCAACTACGTCGCCGAGGAGTTCAAGAAGGAGCAGGGGATCGACCTGCGCACCGACCAAATGGCTCTGCAACGTCTGCAGGAGGCGTGCGAGAAGGCGAAGAAGGAGCTCAGCTCGGCTCAATCGACCGACCTGAACCTGCCGTTCATCACGGCCGACGCCACGGGGCCGAAGCATCTGCAGATGAACATCACGCGGGCCAAGTTCGAGCAGCTCGTCGACGGGCTCGTTGAACGATGCCGCGGGCCGGTGCTGCAGGCGCTCAAGGACGCCAAGTTCTCGACCAGCGAGATCGACGAGGTCGTACTTGTGGGCGGGTCGACGCGGATCCCCAAGGTGCATGACTTGGTGAAGGAAGTGTTCGGCAAAGAGCCCCACAAGGGGGTCAACCCCGACGAGGTCGTGGCGGTCGGCGCCGCGATTCAGGGGGGCGTGCTGTCGGGCGAGGTGCAGGACATTCTGCTGCTGGACGTCACGCCGCTTTCCTTGGGCATTGAAACCCTCGGCGGCGTGATGACC
The window above is part of the Pirellulales bacterium genome. Proteins encoded here:
- a CDS encoding MFS transporter, which codes for MTAGQLAKGSKHFAAVDRDHSLLSPSFLALLVTQLLGATNDNILRWLIIGIGKQYAENSASVAAILTKGTVAFVAPYLLLASISGYLADRFSKRQVIVVCKAAEAAIMLLAIASILLGQVWAMLVVLALMGAQSALFGPAKLGSIPEILDDSRISAANGILGLTTVVATSIGAVVGSVLADVTGHHGQERWWLSAVVLLGVAAVGWLTSLAIRPLPAADPTRTFPWDAARQTWRDLQTLAHTPAMLRVALGIAFFWTLGGLANLNIDQFAVEGLATKQSQMSGLLVCLVVGVGVGSVLAGFWSKGKVELGMLPLGAGGLAIVTYLLFTIEGELFDPSGEWTLSYVAAAALLFLLGFSGGLFDVPLAAYMQHYSPQDRRGSILAASNFLTFSGIVLASGAFWMLRLPTAEAELEHVQSVLTTPAEKQLAGELWDAMRAAKTAGEPIDVAAMMRSHPESHHVVEKVYDELLGHPLLSARQIFLLCGILTVPVFVYIVVLIPQATIRFLAWLVTHTAYKIRQFGRVNLPEEGPALLVPNHVSWLDGLLLVAVVQRPLRMIVTGSLVNRWWSRRLAQIMGVIPILRTPKAARGAIETARQALRDGELVCIFPEGGVTRSGQLQPFRPGMLEILKGVDAPVVPVYLDELWGSIFSFRGGKFFWKWPRAWGRAVSIWFGKPLVKPRNILEVRSAVQQLGADAVVGRRQHAMVLPRVMIRKCKRALFRWKIADSTGAALTGGQLLMRSLILRRLLAREVFRGNTPADEKYVGVLLPPSNGAVVVNAALTLAGRVACNLNYTVSADVMNACIAKAGIKHVLTSRRVMDKLDMRIDAEVVLLEDFAPKVTRGDKLAGVALAYAAPATVLDRMLGLTRMNGDDELTVIFTSGSTGEPKGVVLTHHNIGSNVEAIDQTVHLRPDDVLLGIVPFFHSLGFTVTLWTVLGLDVRAAYHYSPLEAKQVGNLARERGATVLLGTPTFLRNYLKRCEKEDFAKLEIAVAGAEKLPIALCEAFEQKFGVRPVEGYGTTELSPLVSVNVPASRSHSREQDCKEGTVGRCVPGVAAKIVDPDTFAELPVDAPGMLLVKGPNVMKGYLGEPEKTAAVIRDGWYVTGDIAKLDKLGFIEITGRLSRFSKIGGEMVPHLRIEEELQKFFGGDNQDDTVVAVTAVPDERKGERLVVLHLPTDKTPGQACQHLQAAGLPNLWIPDEQAFLLVEAIPLLGTGKLDLKGLADTARARMS
- the dnaK gene encoding molecular chaperone DnaK, which codes for MAAGEKIIGIDLGTTNSVVAVMDGKEAKVIPNPEGNRLTPSVVAFTDKGETLVGEPARRQAVTNPRKTVYSIKRFMGRRHSEVATEEKMVPYKVTGAADDYVKVDVDGNEFTPPEISAKTLRKLKESAEAYLGHKVNKAVITVPAYFNDAQRQATKDAGQIAGLEVARIINEPTAASLAYGLDKKTQEKICVFDLGGGTFDVSILEVADGVFRVVSTNGDTHLGGDDFDEALINYVAEEFKKEQGIDLRTDQMALQRLQEACEKAKKELSSAQSTDLNLPFITADATGPKHLQMNITRAKFEQLVDGLVERCRGPVLQALKDAKFSTSEIDEVVLVGGSTRIPKVHDLVKEVFGKEPHKGVNPDEVVAVGAAIQGGVLSGEVQDILLLDVTPLSLGIETLGGVMTKLVEKNTTIPTERKQVFSTADDNQTAVTVRVFQGEREMCADNRLLGQFNLEGIPPAPRGVPQIEVKFDIDANGILSVAAKDLGTGKEQTVRIEQSSGLSDDEIKKMQSDAAAHAEEDKKKRTLVEARNRADSMCYEIEKLVKQQGDKLQDSDKSALEAAVAKVREAAKGDDADRIKSAVSELEAASHAMSEALYKNAAGAPGADASAPSDSGETPADDDAIDAEFEVKS